The proteins below are encoded in one region of Rana temporaria chromosome 2, aRanTem1.1, whole genome shotgun sequence:
- the LOC120927313 gene encoding pancreatic secretory granule membrane major glycoprotein GP2-like → MKVFIFIIVGIITKQVSAVDPECYAGSDPPLCDDAACGGTCDAFNGCNCNNGVKCFPSNCILDSNDCCDVDSGWYYDSTKPCCTKTFQCNPRCASDEVCVESNGLPDCPCNVTVYKDKVIGDFKPSVSCAGSTMTTSFSKCELQALGYNFSSVHLFNTSEICVYPYPEIQNGIRMTFVQVAALVGWCGNIDTVGSSDIYFTNNLYIEANSGPLITKNPITYNFSCVFNRTMQTSLNFFLNPISSTITIPPQNGISSYTVTLAAYSDETCTLPLQGSNTLTVGTILYLGIFSPDLNGDAFSLRAEKCYATPTNDSNSNLNVILVDGGCAADGSVATTVLENGVSTEARIQISSFLFQGYNDIFIYCSVTICNKSEDCTKCNSVSARAADTISPVISIKLNLEDLNNIEYTNSGHVKGVSWALLVSTLLAYFYVKPF, encoded by the exons CTGGAAGTGACCCTCCTCTTTGTGATGATGCTGCATGTGGAGGAACTTGTGATGCATTTAATGGATGTAACTGCAATAATGGCGTGAAATGCTTTCCTTCAAACTGCATATTGGATTCCAATGACTGCTGTGATGTGGATTCCGGGTGGTATTATGACTCAACAAAGCCCTGCTGCACAA AGACATTTCAATGCAATCCACGTTGTGCTAGTGATGAAGTTTGTGTTGAGTCAAATGGTTTACCAGACTGTCCATGCAATGTGACAGTCTACAAAGACAAAG TTATTGGAGATTTCAAACCCTCAGTGAGCTGCGCTGGTAGTACAATGACAACATCTTTTAGCAAGTGTGAGTTACAAGCATTGGGATACAACTTCAGTTCAGTTCACCTGTTCAATACTTCTGAAATCTGTGTCTATCCATATCCCGAAATTCAGAATGGTATACGTATGACCTTCGTCCAAGTGGCAGCACTCGTAGGATGGTGTGGAAACATTGATACG gtgGGCTCATCAGACATTTATTTTACCAATAATCTTTACATTGAAGCAAATTCAGGACCTCTTATCACTAAGAATCCAATCACTTACAACTTTTCTTGTGTTTTTAACCGCACTATGCAGACCAGCCTCAATTTCTTTCTGAACCCCATATCAAG CACAATCACCATTCCACCTCAAAATGGAATCAGCAGTTATACTGTAACATTGGCAGCTTACAGTGATGAAACATGCACTTTGCCATTACAGGGAAGTAATACCTTGACTGTTGGAACAATTTTATACCTAGGCATATTTTCCCCAGATTTAAATGGAGATGCATTTAGTTTAAGAGCAGAGAAATGTTATGCCACTCCTACAAATGACTCTAACTCCAACCTCAACGTAATACTAGTAGATGGAGG TTGTGCAGCTGATGGCAGTGTTGCAACAACAGTTTTAGAAAATGGAGTGTCGACAGAGGCAAGAATCCAGATCAGCTCTTTCCTATTTCAAGGAtacaatgacatttttatatactGCAGTGTGACAATATGCAACAAAAGTGAAGATTGCACAAAG TGCAACTCCGTATCAGCCCGTGCTGCAGATACAATTAGCCCAGTTATATCAATAAAGCTGAACTTAGAAG ATCTGAATAACATTGAGTACACTAACTCTGGACATGTTAAAG GTGTCTCCTGGGCTTTGCTGGTCAGCACCCTTCTTGCATACTTCTATGTTAAGCCTTTCTAA